Within Scomber scombrus chromosome 12, fScoSco1.1, whole genome shotgun sequence, the genomic segment AGGGAACTCCAGAGACACGGCACATACAAAGGGAAGCATGCAAAGCCATTCACACACAAGACACGCAGAGAGAACCCACCAAAGCAATGCTAGCTCAACAGATATTTCACGTAGacacacagtgcacacacagtGAAATCTTTTGCCCATAGCTGTTAAAATGACAACTACAATAAAGACTACTATGATTAAAATCTTAACTAAAGTTGGCAATTTGTTACTTTGCTTATTCAGCTGCTTATTTCTCATCAGAAATGCAGAGAAAATCAGAGCTGTATTTCTTGGCAGCATTGGATTTTTAAGCAGGTTTTATTCAAAAAGACATCTCCTGTTGCTTCTGACTCTTCCGATGCAACGATGGAGAGTCCACTGCCTTGTCAAATAGAAATAAGCACATGAATACAAACATTTCCATTTAGTATGCCTATTTAACACACTGAAGCTGCCACACAGCACATACTTTCTATTTTGACTTACTTATTAGATTTTCGTACACATTCACTCATGGTTGGCATGCTGAGAAAAGTCTAAGGTGTTATGGAGTAAATCGTGTCTGAGGAACAGGGTGCCTTACTTTAGCAGTAGCTTCCTTGATGGACAGATTCAATGCCTGCCCCTGTTCCTGGAGTCTGCAGAAGGAAATACAAATGTTACAATCAAAAGACGCAAATGCAAGGATTAACAGAAAAAGTTTACTCTTGTGTTCTTGTGCAACACAGAATTTTCAAGAGAGTTACTGaatattttataacttttataagAAGTTCTCATTCAAAGTCGTgtcaaatgaaataaagcaCAAGAGTAGGCACCAATAACTCTAAATACTTGTATCTGGAGTGGGCATTAAAGAGCAAGAACTTCAAGcaagaaatcagaaaatatatTCACAAACAGAATAAGAATATCACATGCTGTCTAGCTGAACATATaatgtgtttacatttataCCGTGCACAAACttgaaagcacatttactcCTTGAGCAGGAGTAAAAAtgagggctgcaactaatgattattttcattatcattattttcttagTTCATGGCCTAATTGTCTGttcttaaaaaaaggaataaattaaatgttgaaaaagtGTTTActacaatgttttgttttgtccaaaaatCAGTCCAAAATTGAAAGATGTTCATATAATTATCGTAGTAGATTAGTAGTAGTAGAAattagaaaataatcacatctgGAACTAGTGAGTTTTGGTTTGGATGATTAATTAATCATCTAAATTTGTTGACTGTGACTTTTTGTGATTGTTGTATGTATCCTTGAGGACAAACCTCATGTTTATGTGATTAAACACCTTGTGAGTCCTGACAAAACAAAGTCATAGTGCAACTACAGTTGATAGGTACCAAGAGGACCTGCCTTTTCTTAATTCTCCATCAACTGTTCTAGTTCAGGCGCATTAAAGCTAGGCCAATAGATTTGCCGCGCCGATATACAGAACGAAATTAGGTTATTGCAGATATATTGGTATATGTCAGCCGATAAATACAAGAAATTTCAGTACATTCTAAACTAGATTTGATatcatttagaaacagtgtcTTCATTACATAGTTTATCCACCAGAGAGCACCGATGAGGAGATttgaaaactaaagaaaaaaaattgaagggATTCTCATAAAGATTAATCGTTTATGTTTTAAAAGGTCAAGATTTTCCAATGTATCGACGTCAAGAAACCAATCACCAAACCTACCGAATATCGATACCAGTATTGgcctcaaaaatccagtatcagtcaggctaTAGGCTACTACTAAATGATCATGATAACAATCCTACCCTTTACTTCTCATTTCTAAATGCAAATGTCGTATAAGGACCTCACCTATGTTCCTGTCCCCATTTCTAAATCATATATCCATCATTTCAATATGACCTGTGATATGTTTAGTTGACTGAAAGCTTTATTTTCTTATAATCAACAATTCTATAAAACAGAACCTGTGAAGCAGCCTCCACgataacacaaacagacaatatAGATTCGTTTAATGTAAGTGTATTTGCCTAGATGTCTAGATCAATATTTCAGCTATCAAGGGTAAATGTCATATCAgtattaaataatgtaattactGATTGTAAACATTCAAAAAAGACAAACCATTAAGGTCATATTATTTGGTGACagagaaataaatcaattagtaGATGGAAAAACGGAGCATGAAATCTACTATGAACAACACAGTCACCTTGAAACCATCTCATATCACAAAAATCAGTATGCCCTTTAAATGTTATTCAAGCTAATGTCCAGGGTGAGTCAGAGAAAAACGTCTCTGAACATCAGTGTTACAGCAGCCTTTTTACAAGGATGCCACGACTCTGGACAGTGCGGAATTTATTAATCCAAAACTAATAAGAACATACACCTTGATACGAGAGAGAAATGTCCTGTTTTATTTGGAATGGGGACCTGCAACACAATCATCATGCTGACCCGAAGTGCACCACCCTGAGCTGTGCAGCTGAATATCCAATCTGAGGTCACAATTTCAATcaataatgagaataaatgCATTCCACCGGGGATGAGAATATGTCAGATCAATTTATGCCAGTGATGGTGGGTCACGCCACCGAGAAGGCGATAAGTACAATTTACATGTCTTTCTAACGAGTGGCAAGACAGAGAGGCTTTCCATAGGGCTCCCTCACAAGCTATTAACTTCAGAGGGTACGATGCAAAGTAATCATTTGCATctcagaaaaaacattaaaattcagAGCAGGTTCAAGCAGGTGTGAGAGAAGAGGATTGAGAGAGCGTAGGGGATGCgaggaataaagaaaaagtacTCGTGACTGCTTGATACATCCTTTTTGAATCTGAAGTACAATTATTGGCCATAACGTCTTAAAGATGGTTACATTAAATTCATTTAGCTTTGTCccgtttttttcttcttcacttgtCAAGTTCTTCCATGCAGTTATTTGAGATGATGGCTGAAGATTTGACTTGGTTGAAGCCTGATGGTTTAATCTACTTTCTTGgcatgaaaagacaaaacaatcctgcagtaacattttcttttcaaaatgtcactGTTTGACAGAGGATGAATGAAGCTGGGAGGCAAAGATTCAGTGAAATTCAAGACACAGCCTCTTTTAAATGAACCAATTTGATGATAAGAAAATACGTGACATGATGTAAGGCAATATTCATGGCCTGATGGCTGTTGGAGTGTCACTGCAACTAACAGCTCTCCAGCAGCTCCACCTGGTGACCGGCAGTACTGCAGGTACTGTGAGGACACTACAGcatgagaggaggaggtgaatcTTGGAAAATATGGGGATTATagactctttgtgtgtgtgtgtgtgtgtgtgtgtgtgtgtgtgtgtgtgtgtgtgtgtgtgtgtgtgtgtgtgtgtgtgtgtgtgtgtgtgtgtgtgtgtgtgtgtgttttcaaataAATGACTATTTAGAGACTATTCACAACAAAAAGTCTTTACTGTCCTTACTTTGCAATTCAATGGTGACGCCACTACTGATGAGTGGTATAAATTAATGAGGGGATTAGAGCTAcaatgattaaattaattaatttgttcagcaacagaaaatgtattaaacacacagatttctgtttaaaataaaaataaaaaagtgacaataCTGACTTAAAggatacatttttcatatatgtttttaatattataaaaacattatttacattatttatcatcctttttttaaatgacatttaaataaagctCATTCAAAAAGGCGCTGTTATTGTTGAATATTGTCTTTTGAATTGAATCTGTCCTCaatttacaatcaaataaaatgacaaaatgagtaAAGATAAAGCATATTATGGTCCCACCAGCAAATGATTTTCACAGTGTGGGTGCGAAGGCAAATGTCAAGTGCAACCAATCAAAGTTTGAGCCAAGAGACCGATTGGAAAAACCACCACACTCAGGtgtaaaatgcaaatgtataaGGTGTGAAAATACTTCTTTGCAGAGCACTCCAGGGTGCAatttgacatttacattttcttcatgcaatttgcacatttttccgACTATGTTGGACCACATGGATGAAAAGCATATAAACACCCTGGGCCAGTAAAAGCTAGAGATATGTCTGAATATCTGCAATGAATGCTTGAGTTTCCTCATCTGGATTTGAAAATCTTTCAGATCTGAATAATGTCCCCTAAATGCAGTCTTGTGACAGTAGTCAAGAagtcaaaaaaacatcaactctTAATAAAAAACTTAACTTGCATATCtttcatatatattcatattcttATAAATCTTCCAGCACATCAAAATATATGACAAATATATCTCATAGCATCCCTAATGTGCATCATCCCTAATGTGCATTAACATTAATCTAAACTAAAATATTCAGTGCAAGAAGAATCTGGTTAAATATTCTGCATCCATATCCAGTGAGACTGACCTGAGCATGGAGGGTGGAGGAGCGACGGAGATCTGTGTGCGGTTTTCGGAGGTGACAAGGTCCTGCAGGGTCCGGTTCATTTCACGAAGCTGGGCCATGGTGCAGCTCCTTAACACGGAGCCCTCCAGTTCCTCGGCCtccacctgctgctcctcctgctggaTCTGCTGCTCCAGGCATCGACTGCAGTCCTTCAGCTCCGCCAGCCTCTGCTGCAGCGCCTCCATCTCTACCTGCATTATAATCCATGGCTTAATTCTGTGTTAAACTGTCCATTTCAGATATTTTTCAGTTCTCTACTGTATGTATGATGGACAAAACATGATACATTTTCCTATAGTAGGACTTTAATTATTACAACATTGAGAACTACAGTAGATTGCATtgtaagtttattgtcatattaaCCCTGCCTAAATTCATTAATGAGGTTCACTCTTACGGATTTTTAAGAATTTCATAATTTCTCATTTCAGGACACATCAGAAAGGCCAAGGatatgtaacacacacatatgtgacacaaagcagcagaaataaTCTGTGCTACACTGGATGAGTTGAATTCACCTCAACTGTCCGTTTCTCTTGGATCAGACGATCTCTTCGATGCAGTGCACCCTGAGACGAGTCGGACCGTTCCCCTGCATCAGGCTCTGCGTTCTCCCTGCcgcacagacacaaaaaacacacacacactcactacaAATGCTTCTGGAACagtgttttaagttttttttcattataactTTGGTAGATGGAGTCTTCCAGTGTTTTGGTTTCTGAGGGTAATATTATTCTACCATTACCATATCTGCTTTATCTGGTCGTTCAGAGGTGAGCTATGACAGAGATGACCCCTAACCCTTGGGGAGCATATTTTGCCCTAGCGTttcatgcacacattttaaaacagcaacTCTGAGAtaggaaaaataaacatgtaactATTGTTTCTGAAGTTTAAGCTACTTTTTTCAGGATACACACTGCACAGGCCCCACCTGATTTCCTTCCTGTTACAAGAGTCTATTTTTGACAGCTCCCCCTTACTAACTGCTCTGTCTGACAACCTGTCTGACAACCTTTTAAAGGAGGAGAGACCATGATCATAATCAAAGACAAACAGCTACATTCTTGGATAAACTGGGGTCTCTTTCAGTGTTTGAACAATGAATGTAGTCATCACTGTGTCTGCTGGAGGACAAAGTTCACattaaacagacacaaactCAGTTAGCAGCAGGTAGAGTTAGCATCAGCAACTAGCAGCCTGAATGTATATCATATTCTTGTAAATTAGCATGTTGGCTTTCACtgctaattttttttaaagtagtcaAAACATTGATTATCACTAACAGTGATGCTAACTGTATTATTAAACTTAGCAAACTAGCTGTCCTGTATGGTAGATAAAGGAAACAAGTTTTCTTGAGAAACAGTTGATGTTTGAACCAGTGTCACTcataatgatttttattgaaatattatATTTGGAGGTTTCAAAACTGAAGACTGAGGGACATTTCATGATCTTTTTAGCTCCTATAACCACAGTCAGAGCAGTGAGGTCCCATGGTAAAGAGACGGAATCTGATTGGTTTTCTTGTCTACATTCTGAGCACTGATTGGTGGTTTATAGATGGAGCCTTATAGCACCAAGTCTGAGATTGATTTCTGAGACAgaaccttttcttttctcacttttaaGGGCCgataacacagaaaacaaaaaaattaatcaaaacaaaatgCTAAATATTGTCAAAGAATAATTTCATGTAAATTCGTGTGAGAAagttattttgtgaaaaaaaagcgAGATAGAAATTTAACATTCTAAGTCCactaattgtctttttttaaatacacaaaataagcATGAAttgaaatctgaaaaaaataaagattccTTTTTCTAAAAACTGACCACACCTCCTGAATAACATCTAAATATCAAACAGGTTAGTCTGCGTGTATCATGGATAACATTatactttaatattaaaatattaccTAATGATTCTACAGGCTAATTATAATTCAGCCTGTAACAGACACTCATAAAACCCACTGATGAAAACAGATCATAATGTTCCTGTCTGCTGGGTGTGACCAGTCTGAGTAATGCATGCACTGATGCCATTGTTGCCCGACTGACCTGCGATGACCGCACTCTGCCCACTGGAGGGCGCTGTGCACCACCTGTCTGAGCCGCTCAAGGAACAGAGCCACGCTGTGCTGTCTGGAGGGTAAACCCAGCTTCAGGGATCCTCGCTCCCTGCACAGCTCCTCCAGCTTTTTCCCAAAGCGCTCAGCTgaaaagacacatacacacacacactaaataacGTGCAACATCATGTGCTAAAATAGGTCAGttgtttttaaagtcagaaagagGTTTGAGATACACaatatcaaaaagaaaacagaaaaacctAAAAAGACACACTGACTGACCCAAATAATTACTGAGCCTAAATAGTTCAAGGTCTACAGGATACCAACAGCAGATGTTggtatttatttctgtcacaagGTCCAAGAAATGGGTCAGAACACAGTCCGTTCCTCTGGcaaacttaaaaacaaatttagGTCAAACATAGATAAATACAATTCTTTAACACAGATTCAAAATGCAGTCTGGATCTGCTGTGTCAGGTTTGAGGGCTCATTGATTCTTTTCAATGCAgacttcaaaatgaaaatataaaaagcagGACGATACATCAATAAGTgcttgtaaatatgtaaatatagtGTAAATTGATTCAGTTTTACAAGATAGATGCAGTAGTtcagtgtgaaatgtgtgtcaGGAGAAGTGAACAAAAGAACATTTCTTCAGCTCTAATTAATATGTGGCCTGTGTCCTCACGTactttatcaaacatttcagtcTGATCCAAAACTAATTCAGTTAGCAAGAAATCCAATAATGGCAACTGGGTAACTTCCCATATCTTCTCTCAtcttgaacacacacaacaaactgaTAAATATCTGGATCCTGATTGAAAATGTCAGTTCAACCTCgatattaatcattttatcccACAAAGTGACTGTATGTCGAACTGTTGCAGCTTTATGTTCACTCAGTGCTTTTTCTGTACATTGTCCTCTTTCCATTTTGTTGAgaattcaattcattttaaatattacatttctaaaaaagaaaaaaaaaacattaataaaagaaAGGCATAAAACATGACAATTAAAATGAAGCTCTCTTCCTCCTAACACAATCCAGCCACTAGTGCTGTGCAGTATCTCGTCAGCAAAAGCTGCAATGACCTACTTATCAAAGCAAAGGCTCAGCTGAAAGTCTTAAGTTCACCTGCGTCATAGTCATCTTCCAAAATGGCTTTCTGCTGGAGTCTCTGCAGCTTCAACATCATGGACTCAATCTGAGAGGGAAATTCAATAGAAAGAAGGACAAATTACCAAACAGTCCAGAGGTCAATGCTCTTTAAACTGTTGCCAGAGGccccaaaaaacccaaaaaacaaacaaacaggtgtGGGCGCATTGGCCATCATTTCAAAGTGATACCAGGTCAGCAAGTTGAGGATTTGGGGATGAAGTTTAAAACAGTCATTATTACGTTTTACTGCTCAGACTGTATCACATGAAAGAAAACTAATCAGCCAGAGGATATATTgataaagttacattttcacCACAGgctaacatttatttattacaaacaatTTTACAGAGATTTCACCTCTGTTTGGTAAGTAAACTCTTACGCATTTGAGCATTGGTTGCCAACCTAGGGTCATGGCCCCAAAAGGGTCACAAAATTAATCTGAGGTATCATGAGTTGAATGAAAAATTTGAACAAATATAGGGTGGGTTTACCACTTCAGGCCTAAAACaatattgaaattaaattacTTGAGTTGGTAAAACTCACTctttgaaaaacagaaaaacagtttggaaacaaagtaatTGGAAGTAATTGGAATTGCGTTGGATGTTGAATCAATAATGATCTTTCATGACTCAGTAgtttaaataatcattattattatataatcattattaattattttaaatgtataaaccATATGCATACGGTTTATTTCGTAGTTTTGTCTTGgtcttaaaggaacagtttaacattttgggaaattgaCTTTTATATCAAGAGTAGGCGTGAAGATTGATGTCTGTAGagtaaatataaagctacagccatcagtcagttagcttagcctagcgtaaagactgaaaacaggggAAACTATAAATAGTCCAGCTCAGAAACTcccataaaaccacaatgtttcatttttatctcattttttgTGCACAAGATATGACAAGTTAATGATTGAGCTTCAGGGGTGTGGTTAAGTGGATTTTGTTAGTTTTGGACAGAGCAGGGCTTAGATGGTTCCCTCTTTTTTCACACTTACTCTTAACTACGTCAAGCAGCTAGGAACCCCAGCTTTATATCTATCTTACAGACATAACAGTGACATAAATCTAACTTTTGACAAGTTAAAAAATGTGCTTATCTTCAAAACTAGTTTGGTCTCAGTCTTAACCAGTTCAAGAATCAACTTAAACCCAATAAAGGCTGTTTTGACTTCAACCCTGCAAATCATACTCATATCTTAAATCAATCATGCCCACCTTGGTGTGAGTTCGGTTGTTTTGGAGGCAGTCTTGCAGCACGCCCTCATACTTCTTCACCAGATTGTCCCAGCCTTGTTCCGAAGCAGGCGTGGCACTCTCGTAGCCAGAGGTGACAGAGGAAGCAGAGGCGGTGTCTGAGTCCACTGACAGTGAGGATGTGAGATCCAGAGAGTCGCAATCGGGCAGATCAGATGTTCCCTCCCTGCCACCCCACAGACATTCCCGCCAAAACCTCCCGCCTAATGACggctcttctctctctgcctggcTGCCCAAGACAGAGGAGGGCGGTGGCTGGACAGGAGTTGACTGCTTTGAGACTGACTGCTCAAGAGACAGGGTTGCTGGTTTTCTATGAGGTGTACTAGGTGCTTTAGTTGACTGATTAAGTGGTTCTGGTTCCTGTGATGGTGTGGCAGTGGTTTCAGTCCTCTGGCTGGAGTTGAGAGATTGTTGGATGAAACTGAAGCTGGAGTTGAAAGAGTCTGCTGAGGAATTCAGCCTGGACTGAGGTGAAAGCTTGGGTGCTGGGCTTGGGCTTAATCTGGGTTCAGTCTGTGGCAGTGAGAAGTGATGGCTGCATGTACCATTTACAGCTCTGCAGTCCACAGGGTGAAGATGATGATTAACAGAGCAGAGAAAGTTCTTACTCTGACAGGAGCTACATGTGGGTCTATCAGACTTTTGCTGATTCATTACAGACATTTTGACAGCAGGCTTTAGACTCTTCCTCTGAGCATTAGGTGCCTCAGTGATTTCAGTGTGACGTCCAGGTTTTCCATTCCTAGTGCAGGGCGTCCTCCCTtgctcctgctcttcctcctcttcctcctcttccagcCCATGATTAGTGCTCTGTAGTCTAGACTGCTCTCCTCTCATGTACCCTGGCCTGCGGTGGAGCCTCTTACGGTTGGTGCTGCCAGCTGTCCCTGATGCTATGCCACCTGTCGATGCAGAGATTAACTATTAAGCTGGACGACACGGTCATGAGGAAGATAAACAGTGAGCTCATAGAGTTGGCAGGATTAACTATGCAGTCATGGAGAATACAGTAACAGGACAATGTGGTGCTAAATGTGGCAATTACATGAGAATGTACAACATCTTATTGTTAGTATTCAAGACCAAATTGACTTTCATTTGGGTCCACAACTCTGCCCTTAATCCCAGTTTTGCtaactgaatgaaaaacaactttGGCGGCTGTGTGACATTTCCCATGGTTCTGCTCCAGCTGTTGGGAAATACCAAAGCCACATAGTCATATTGAGCAAAGACACGCCTCTCAGTGTTACAGATGTATTAAACAGTTTTACAGGCGCTCCTTTTCCAAAGattgaaaaatgcattttgggCCAGTTTGCACCATGTGATGAACCCTTAAGCTATAATTACACGGTATGTCCTCTTTGTCAAATTAGCTTTACAGCCCAGTGCTGTTTCTGGGGACTTGCTCAGTATAAGAGTGGAGTACATTATATTTTCTAAAGTTACATTTGAATCTGCTTATTTTTGATAACAAACTAATAGTGCTGCAGCAATGGTTCTCAAGCTGTGGTATCTCTCCTGTAGACCATAGAAGCTAGTGTTTTTATCATCTTATGAAGTTGTTATGGGGGAGCTACATTAGTATTTATTTGGCATTGTGTTTTCAGGTCACTGGCTCCGTTTTTTGTAACTTCTGAAAGAAAggtctggctctttagctgctgcaTGCATCACCATGTTCAACAGCTGGCTGAAAAAAGTTACTTGCTACAGTATAGCTAGAAACAATGTTCATGGGAgctgtgagagtgaaccaaaacagtcaAGTTGCAGCTGTTAATCCAAAATAATGGGCTGAAGGACACTAAAATGCCCTGTAGAACTGAGGGGTAGCCTTCAGCAGAGTCAAGTGATTATTCTCTGTGCGTTTGTCACTACGAGTAACAACTTTTTACAtcctatgtatttatttgacccattgcttaaataaaaatattgattagtgcagctttaatgttatCTTGCTCTCAGGTCTACAGTTACATCAGTGTAAATGCCTTTTGTCTAAAAATGAGTAGTAAAATGTGTAGTTTGTGTTCTTGATTATGTTACTAATTGCCCCAATAATATTAATAGATGAATACAACTGAATAGGTTTTAATGGGGTTGGGGGTCATGACAGAAATAATTTGAGAACTGCTGCAGACAAacataaagatacattttaaaacgtCAGTGTTTTGgtctgaaagaggaagaggatgataaAGACTGGTTTGTGTTCAGAGCTGACACCTGCTGCAGTTCCACACCATTAATACATGTAATGTGTAGGATCCAGTGAAGGAGACAGGCTGAAATGTGGGGAATCAACAGCCCCTTTGTGTCCAGCTGCgctgctctctctttcacttctgGCTCTCAACTTTCTCttcccactcacacacacactagagacACACAGcgacacactgacacatagaCTTTTGTGCTGGAAACAGTGGGAGCATTCATACTACTGTCATTGTAAAACcacttaaaaaaactgaaacgaCACAAACAGTTTTAGACTTTGTGTTTGTACATGCTCAGAACATGATATTACACTGATATCaatttttaagtttaagtcagttttaattattttgtgcaACAGGAGGCCATCATTcaatttttgtgtttgtatgtcaaAAAAGGAATGTAGGGCATCAAACAAACCATGACCGCTACAAAGCGACCACAGCCCACTGCTCAACCCCCCGTGACCTCCAGTGATGTCACTCCTTAACCATCCCATGTGAccggagaggaagagagacaaaaagacagCACTTAAGGGAGATTTGGGATATTAGCAGGGTTTGGAGTGAGAGTAACACAGGGGTGTTACCATTGTACCAAGACTGTCCATGTATGACGACCCTCTGTCCACTGGGACCACCGCACTAAAGCTCAGGTTACATACAGCTCCATTAACGTTTCTTTGCAGACATGGCCACTGTTC encodes:
- the disc1 gene encoding disrupted in schizophrenia 1 protein codes for the protein MFAGLMGCHSNSLLHRCEVTEGGIASGTAGSTNRKRLHRRPGYMRGEQSRLQSTNHGLEEEEEEEEQEQGRTPCTRNGKPGRHTEITEAPNAQRKSLKPAVKMSVMNQQKSDRPTCSSCQSKNFLCSVNHHLHPVDCRAVNGTCSHHFSLPQTEPRLSPSPAPKLSPQSRLNSSADSFNSSFSFIQQSLNSSQRTETTATPSQEPEPLNQSTKAPSTPHRKPATLSLEQSVSKQSTPVQPPPSSVLGSQAEREEPSLGGRFWRECLWGGREGTSDLPDCDSLDLTSSLSVDSDTASASSVTSGYESATPASEQGWDNLVKKYEGVLQDCLQNNRTHTKIESMMLKLQRLQQKAILEDDYDAAERFGKKLEELCRERGSLKLGLPSRQHSVALFLERLRQVVHSALQWAECGHRRENAEPDAGERSDSSQGALHRRDRLIQEKRTVEVEMEALQQRLAELKDCSRCLEQQIQQEEQQVEAEELEGSVLRSCTMAQLREMNRTLQDLVTSENRTQISVAPPPSMLRLQEQGQALNLSIKEATAKVVMSQRLGSSLRRKVSETETQLLALHEAKLAAISGNDFSSAKELKAEMKAVYLERDRLEVLAKRLHSLSSGSSQELTRMKEQQQQLRQELEQREAQHESRLKENTTKYIELLEDRLHSCGCPGLERIWEADLEACHLFLRGLQLRTPSCSGADIEDLPTAAVYPSTQPCTKEEEDCAMLTALGGRWCPEANLQNSEFTKKLEEFLFCMEDNHPEDVCSEAEAAELTERCELISDRLMTLEDELQTAILNQDQALTESLEKEVQEVKATLQTMLVQLQEEKVEEEDATELQDDDLMKNGIEEEEEEEEEEDQYFSDSWDI